In the Variovorax sp. S12S4 genome, one interval contains:
- the folD gene encoding bifunctional methylenetetrahydrofolate dehydrogenase/methenyltetrahydrofolate cyclohydrolase FolD, whose product MTAQLIDGNALAQKIRADVAGRIAALKARGVEPTLTIILVGEDPASQVYVKHKVNDSSQTGLTAHLERHSASMTEPELLARIEALNDDPQVHGILVQLPLPKHMDSHRVIEAISPAKDVDGFHVASAGALMVGQPGFWPCTPHGCMKMLESIGYDLRGKHAVVIGRSNIVGKPMAMMLLAKNATVTICHSATQDLAAITRQADVIVAAVGKRNLLTADMVKPGAVVIDVGMNRKEDGKLAGDVDFDSVKEVASWITPVPGGVGPMTRAMLLANTLEAAERAAK is encoded by the coding sequence ATGACCGCTCAATTGATCGATGGCAACGCGCTGGCCCAGAAAATCCGCGCCGATGTTGCCGGCCGCATTGCCGCACTGAAGGCACGCGGCGTGGAACCCACGCTGACCATCATCCTGGTGGGTGAAGATCCGGCGAGCCAGGTCTACGTGAAGCACAAGGTCAACGACAGCAGCCAGACCGGGCTCACCGCCCATCTTGAGCGCCATTCCGCCAGCATGACCGAGCCCGAGCTGCTGGCCCGCATCGAGGCGCTCAACGACGACCCGCAGGTGCACGGCATTCTTGTGCAACTGCCGCTGCCCAAGCACATGGACAGCCACCGCGTCATCGAAGCCATCTCTCCGGCCAAGGACGTCGACGGGTTCCATGTGGCCAGCGCCGGCGCGCTGATGGTCGGCCAGCCGGGCTTCTGGCCCTGCACGCCGCACGGTTGCATGAAGATGCTCGAATCCATCGGCTACGACCTGCGCGGCAAGCACGCGGTGGTCATCGGCCGCAGCAACATCGTCGGCAAGCCGATGGCCATGATGCTGCTGGCCAAGAACGCCACCGTCACCATCTGCCACAGCGCCACGCAAGACCTGGCCGCCATCACCCGGCAGGCCGACGTGATCGTCGCCGCCGTGGGCAAGCGCAACCTGCTGACGGCCGACATGGTGAAGCCGGGCGCCGTGGTGATCGACGTGGGCATGAACCGCAAGGAAGACGGCAAGCTGGCCGGCGACGTGGATTTCGACAGCGTCAAGGAAGTGGCCAGCTGGATCACCCCCGTGCCCGGCGGCGTGGGCCCCATGACGCGCGCAATGCTGCTCGCCAACACCCTTGAAGCTGCGGAACGCGCCGCAAAGTGA
- a CDS encoding response regulator transcription factor, which produces MSLIPKKGTVYVVDDDEAVRDSLQWLLEGKDYRVRCFDSAESFLSRYDPREVACLIVDIRMAGMTGLELQDRLIERRSPLPIVVITGHGDVPMAVDSMKKGAMDFIQKPFNDEELVTLVERMLEHARGAFTQHQQSASRDALLSKLTGREAQVLERIVAGRLNKQIADDLGISIKTVEAHRANIMEKLNANTVADLLKIALGQAAPAAKA; this is translated from the coding sequence ATGAGTTTGATTCCGAAGAAGGGCACTGTCTATGTCGTCGATGACGACGAGGCCGTACGAGATTCGCTGCAATGGCTGCTCGAGGGCAAGGACTACAGGGTTCGCTGCTTCGATTCAGCCGAGTCTTTTCTTTCCCGATACGACCCGCGCGAAGTCGCCTGTCTGATCGTCGACATTCGCATGGCCGGCATGACCGGCCTCGAACTGCAGGACCGGCTGATCGAGCGGCGCTCCCCGCTGCCTATCGTGGTCATCACCGGCCACGGCGACGTGCCGATGGCGGTCGACAGCATGAAGAAGGGCGCCATGGATTTCATCCAGAAGCCTTTCAACGACGAAGAACTCGTCACGCTGGTCGAGCGCATGCTCGAGCACGCGCGCGGCGCCTTCACCCAGCACCAGCAGTCGGCCAGCCGCGATGCGCTGCTGTCCAAGCTCACCGGCCGCGAAGCCCAGGTGCTCGAGCGCATCGTCGCCGGCCGCCTGAACAAGCAGATTGCCGACGACCTGGGCATCAGCATCAAGACCGTCGAGGCACACCGCGCCAACATCATGGAAAAGCTCAACGCCAACACCGTGGCCGATCTGCTCAAGATCGCGCTCGGACAGGCGGCGCCCGCAGCCAAAGCCTGA
- a CDS encoding PAS domain-containing sensor histidine kinase, protein MPLSSPLAVARSAVNASPLSWWRRWWRRQTPVLQDAVAMLAPIAAVLLFLAAIVSAFWYLRTEEVEREQESVRRDVEYAQQRMRLRLLERQEQLMRIARDASNREIDPVEFASRAESLVSQFPELQTVTWIDDRRRFKAGYSAPSVHPAQQHLIGDVLRPGDIESNYALARELRQPVFSQPMAGGDPTAMLQLHIPLFDQGLFAGVVLGEFSIDGLLRYGMPSEVQARYAVSLLDAKGNPIAGNTVSPREGGTRLLPWSERTNEYEVPVSPVGNALVLRAQAYRTSQGVVGNGLFWLVCALSVLTSWMLIGTWRHTRRRQQAQQRLVAETNFRRAMENSMLTGMRVLDLQGRITYVNAAFCAMTGWSEAELVGQTPPFPYWLESDREVMNERLEEELHGRALPGGFQVRVKRKNGSVFNARLYVSPLIDARGHQTGWMTSMTDITEPTRIREQLSASYERFTTVLEALDAAVSVAPIGSEELLFANKLYRLWFGSDTVGHLGMVAQAGVPASNAHDEGLDDVDPYAGLPIDTLTAAQTANNEIFVPHLGKWLEVRSRYLTWVDGRLAQLVIATDITPRRDAEEQAAAQADRAQAASRLITMGEMASSVAHELNQPLTAITNYCNGMMSRIKGQSIDTEALLAALEKTSKQAQRAGQIIQRIRSFVKRSEPNRTPADVATMVSEAVELAGIELRRRNVRLNHYVAARLPVVRVDPILIEQVMVNLLKNAAEAIDIAERPLARRSVELRVLPKVIEGHNAIEFSVQDTGKGLAPEVMDRLYEAFFSTKPEGMGIGLNLCRTIVESHRGRMQAENIYNGPDVIGCRFSFWIPVLDAPSSVASDEAKVPA, encoded by the coding sequence ATGCCTCTTTCCTCTCCGCTGGCGGTGGCCCGCAGCGCCGTGAATGCGTCCCCTCTGTCCTGGTGGCGCCGCTGGTGGCGCCGGCAAACGCCGGTGCTGCAGGACGCCGTCGCCATGCTCGCGCCGATTGCGGCGGTGCTGCTGTTTCTTGCCGCCATCGTTTCGGCTTTCTGGTACTTGCGCACCGAAGAAGTCGAGCGCGAGCAGGAGTCGGTGCGGCGGGACGTCGAATACGCCCAGCAGCGCATGCGCCTGCGCCTCCTGGAGCGGCAGGAACAGCTCATGCGCATCGCACGGGACGCCTCGAACCGCGAAATCGATCCCGTCGAGTTCGCGAGCCGCGCGGAATCGCTGGTGAGCCAGTTCCCCGAACTGCAGACGGTCACGTGGATCGACGACCGCCGCCGCTTCAAGGCTGGCTACTCCGCGCCGAGCGTGCACCCCGCGCAGCAGCACCTCATCGGCGACGTGCTGCGGCCCGGCGATATCGAGAGCAACTACGCGCTGGCGCGAGAGCTGCGCCAACCGGTTTTCTCCCAACCCATGGCCGGCGGCGATCCCACGGCCATGCTGCAGCTGCACATTCCGCTTTTCGACCAGGGCCTGTTCGCGGGCGTGGTGCTGGGCGAGTTTTCAATCGACGGCCTGCTGCGCTACGGCATGCCATCGGAAGTGCAGGCGCGCTATGCGGTGTCGCTGCTCGACGCCAAGGGCAATCCGATTGCGGGCAACACCGTGAGCCCCAGGGAAGGCGGCACGCGCCTGCTGCCCTGGTCCGAAAGAACCAACGAATACGAAGTGCCGGTGTCGCCCGTCGGCAATGCGCTGGTGCTGCGCGCCCAGGCCTACCGCACCTCGCAGGGGGTGGTCGGCAACGGCTTGTTCTGGCTGGTCTGCGCGCTCAGCGTGCTCACCAGCTGGATGCTGATCGGTACCTGGCGGCACACCCGGCGGCGCCAGCAGGCGCAGCAGCGGCTGGTTGCCGAAACCAACTTCCGGCGTGCGATGGAAAACTCCATGCTCACCGGCATGCGCGTGCTCGACCTGCAGGGGCGCATCACCTACGTGAACGCCGCTTTCTGCGCGATGACGGGCTGGAGCGAAGCCGAACTGGTGGGCCAGACGCCGCCCTTCCCCTACTGGCTGGAGTCGGACCGCGAAGTCATGAACGAGCGGCTCGAGGAAGAGCTGCACGGGCGCGCCCTGCCCGGCGGCTTCCAGGTGCGCGTGAAGCGCAAGAACGGCAGCGTGTTCAACGCGCGCCTTTATGTGTCGCCGCTGATCGATGCGCGCGGCCACCAGACGGGCTGGATGACCTCGATGACCGACATCACGGAGCCCACGCGCATCCGCGAGCAGCTGTCGGCTTCGTACGAGCGCTTCACCACGGTGCTGGAGGCGCTGGACGCCGCGGTGTCGGTGGCGCCCATCGGCAGTGAGGAGCTGCTGTTCGCCAACAAGCTGTACCGGCTCTGGTTCGGTTCCGACACCGTGGGCCACCTGGGCATGGTGGCGCAGGCCGGTGTGCCGGCCTCCAATGCGCACGACGAGGGCCTGGACGACGTCGACCCCTACGCCGGCCTGCCGATCGATACCCTGACCGCCGCCCAGACCGCCAACAACGAGATCTTCGTGCCGCACCTGGGCAAGTGGCTCGAAGTGCGTTCGCGCTATCTCACCTGGGTCGACGGCCGGCTTGCCCAACTGGTGATTGCCACCGACATCACACCGCGGCGCGACGCCGAGGAACAGGCGGCCGCGCAGGCCGACCGCGCCCAGGCCGCAAGCCGCCTGATCACGATGGGCGAAATGGCCTCCAGCGTGGCGCATGAGCTCAACCAGCCGCTGACGGCCATCACCAACTACTGCAACGGGATGATGTCCCGCATCAAGGGGCAGTCGATCGACACCGAGGCGCTGCTCGCAGCGCTCGAAAAAACCTCCAAGCAGGCGCAGCGCGCGGGCCAGATCATCCAGCGCATCCGCTCCTTCGTGAAGCGCAGCGAACCCAATCGCACGCCCGCCGACGTGGCCACCATGGTGAGCGAGGCGGTCGAACTGGCGGGCATCGAGCTGCGGCGGCGCAATGTGCGGCTCAACCACTATGTGGCGGCGCGGCTGCCTGTGGTGCGGGTGGACCCCATCCTGATCGAGCAGGTGATGGTCAACCTGCTGAAGAACGCGGCCGAAGCCATCGACATTGCAGAGCGCCCGCTCGCGCGCCGTAGCGTGGAACTGCGCGTGCTGCCCAAGGTGATCGAGGGCCACAACGCCATCGAATTTTCGGTGCAGGACACCGGCAAGGGCCTGGCGCCCGAAGTGATGGACCGGCTCTACGAGGCCTTCTTCTCCACCAAGCCCGAAGGCATGGGTATCGGGCTGAATCTGTGCCGCACCATCGTCGAGTCGCACCGTGGACGGATGCAGGCGGAGAACATCTACAATGGCCCGGATGTGATCGGATGCCGCTTTTCCTTCTGGATTCCGGTGTTGGACGCTCCCAGTTCCGTAGCAAGCGACGAGGCAAAGGTACCTGCATGA
- the aceE gene encoding pyruvate dehydrogenase (acetyl-transferring), homodimeric type, producing MSANPENLFGSAANDADAQETREWMDALSSVIQSEGPERAHFLLEQLLEHARQHSIDKPFSANTAYVNTLEPDQEERCPGNLEIEERLRAYMRWNAMAMVVKANRHHPPEGGDLGGHIGSFASLANMFGAGFNHFWHAESENHGGDCLYIQGHVSPGIYARAYLEGRLTEEQLLNFRQEVDGKGLSSYPHPKLMPEFWQFPTVSMGLGPLMAIYQARFLKYLHARGIANTENRKVWVFCGDGEMDEVESLGAIGLAAREGLDNLIFVINCNLQRLDGPVRGNGKIIQELEGEFRGSGWNVIKLIWGSNWDPLLARDKDGALRKIMMETNDGDYQAFKANDGAYVRKHFFGRDPRTLEMVSKMSDDDIWQLRRGGHDSQKVYAAFDAAVKHKGQPTVLLIKTVKGFGMGKIGEGKNNVHQTKKLSDEDIMAFRDRFNIPIPDSKIADLPFYKPADDTPEMKYLHERRKALGGYLPHRRTKADESFTVPSLDTFKSVMEPTAEGREISTTQAYVRFLTQLLRDKALGPRVVPILVDEARTFGMEGLFRQIGIYNPAGQQYTPVDKDQVMYYKEDKAGQILQEGINEAGGMSSWIAAATSYSTNNRIMVPFYVYYSMFGFQRIGDLAWAAGDMQARGFLLGGTSGRTTLNGEGLQHEDGHSHILANTIPNCVSYDPTFAHEVGVILHHGLKRMVEKQDNVYYYLTLLNENYAMPGLQPGTEEQIIKGMYLSKQGPALKAKAPTVQLLGSGTILRESFAAQELLEKDWGVSASVWSCPSFNELTRDGQDADRWNLLHPDQTPRVPFVAEQLAPTAGPVIASTDYMKAYAEQIRPFIPKGRNYKVLGTDGFGRSDFRNKLREHFEINRHYIVVAALKALSEDGTVPVAKVVEAIKKYGINVDKVNPLYA from the coding sequence ATGTCGGCAAATCCCGAGAACCTGTTCGGCTCGGCCGCGAACGACGCGGACGCCCAGGAGACCCGTGAATGGATGGATGCACTGTCCTCCGTTATTCAGAGCGAGGGGCCTGAGCGGGCTCACTTCCTTCTAGAGCAGTTGCTCGAGCATGCGCGGCAGCACAGCATCGACAAGCCTTTCTCGGCCAACACTGCCTACGTCAACACCCTGGAACCCGACCAGGAAGAGCGTTGCCCCGGCAACCTCGAGATCGAAGAGCGCCTGCGCGCCTACATGCGATGGAACGCCATGGCCATGGTGGTCAAGGCCAACCGCCATCATCCGCCCGAAGGCGGCGACCTGGGCGGCCACATCGGCTCCTTCGCCTCGCTGGCCAACATGTTCGGTGCCGGCTTCAACCACTTCTGGCACGCCGAGAGCGAAAACCACGGTGGCGACTGCCTGTACATCCAGGGCCACGTGTCGCCCGGCATCTATGCCCGCGCCTACCTGGAAGGCCGCCTGACCGAAGAGCAGCTGCTCAACTTCCGCCAGGAAGTCGACGGCAAGGGCCTGTCGAGCTACCCGCATCCGAAGCTGATGCCCGAGTTCTGGCAGTTCCCGACCGTGTCGATGGGCCTCGGCCCGCTGATGGCTATCTACCAGGCCCGCTTTCTCAAGTACCTGCATGCCCGCGGCATTGCCAACACCGAGAACCGCAAGGTCTGGGTGTTCTGCGGCGACGGCGAAATGGACGAAGTCGAATCGCTGGGCGCCATCGGCCTGGCCGCGCGCGAGGGCCTCGACAACCTGATCTTCGTCATCAACTGCAACCTGCAGCGCCTGGACGGCCCGGTGCGCGGCAACGGCAAGATCATCCAGGAGCTCGAAGGCGAATTCCGCGGCTCGGGCTGGAACGTCATCAAGCTGATCTGGGGCAGCAACTGGGATCCGCTCTTGGCGCGCGACAAGGACGGGGCGCTGCGCAAGATCATGATGGAGACCAACGACGGCGACTACCAGGCCTTCAAGGCCAATGACGGCGCCTACGTTCGCAAGCACTTCTTCGGCCGCGATCCGCGCACGCTCGAAATGGTGTCCAAGATGAGCGACGACGACATCTGGCAGCTGCGCCGCGGCGGCCACGATTCGCAAAAGGTCTACGCGGCCTTCGACGCGGCCGTGAAGCACAAGGGCCAGCCCACGGTGCTCCTGATCAAGACGGTCAAGGGCTTCGGCATGGGCAAGATCGGCGAAGGCAAGAACAACGTCCACCAGACGAAGAAGCTCAGCGACGAGGACATCATGGCCTTCCGCGACCGCTTCAATATTCCGATTCCGGACAGCAAGATTGCGGACCTGCCGTTCTACAAGCCGGCCGACGACACGCCGGAAATGAAGTACCTGCATGAGCGCCGCAAGGCCCTCGGCGGCTACCTGCCGCACCGCCGCACCAAGGCCGATGAAAGCTTCACGGTGCCTTCGCTCGACACCTTCAAGTCGGTGATGGAACCCACGGCCGAAGGCCGCGAGATCTCGACCACGCAGGCCTACGTGCGCTTCTTGACGCAGCTCTTGCGCGACAAGGCGCTGGGCCCGCGCGTCGTTCCGATTCTTGTGGACGAAGCGCGCACCTTCGGCATGGAAGGGTTGTTCCGCCAGATCGGCATCTACAACCCTGCTGGCCAGCAGTACACCCCGGTCGACAAGGACCAGGTCATGTACTACAAGGAAGACAAGGCCGGCCAGATCCTGCAGGAAGGTATCAACGAAGCGGGCGGCATGTCCAGCTGGATTGCCGCGGCCACCTCGTACAGCACCAACAACCGCATCATGGTGCCGTTCTACGTGTACTACTCGATGTTCGGCTTCCAGCGCATCGGCGACCTGGCCTGGGCGGCCGGCGACATGCAGGCGCGCGGCTTCCTGCTGGGCGGCACGTCGGGGCGCACCACGCTCAACGGCGAAGGCCTGCAGCACGAAGATGGCCATAGCCACATCCTGGCCAACACCATTCCCAACTGCGTGAGCTACGACCCGACCTTCGCGCACGAAGTGGGCGTGATCCTGCACCATGGCCTCAAGCGCATGGTCGAGAAGCAGGACAACGTCTATTACTACCTGACGCTGCTCAACGAGAACTACGCGATGCCCGGCCTGCAGCCCGGCACCGAAGAGCAGATCATCAAGGGCATGTACCTGTCGAAGCAGGGCCCCGCGCTCAAGGCCAAGGCACCCACGGTGCAGCTGCTGGGCAGCGGCACCATCCTGCGCGAAAGCTTTGCCGCGCAAGAGCTGCTCGAGAAGGATTGGGGCGTGTCCGCCTCGGTGTGGAGCTGCCCGAGCTTCAACGAGCTGACGCGCGACGGCCAGGACGCCGACCGCTGGAACCTGCTGCACCCGGACCAGACGCCGCGCGTGCCCTTCGTGGCCGAGCAACTCGCGCCTACCGCAGGCCCGGTGATCGCGTCGACCGACTACATGAAGGCCTACGCGGAGCAGATCCGTCCCTTCATTCCGAAGGGCCGCAACTACAAGGTGCTGGGCACCGACGGCTTCGGCCGCAGCGACTTCCGCAACAAGCTGCGCGAGCACTTCGAGATCAACCGCCACTACATCGTGGTGGCCGCGCTCAAGGCGTTGAGCGAAGATGGCACCGTGCCCGTAGCCAAGGTGGTGGAAGCGATCAAGAAGTACGGCATCAATGTCGACAAGGTCAACCCGCTTTACGCCTGA